In Zonotrichia albicollis isolate bZonAlb1 chromosome 3, bZonAlb1.hap1, whole genome shotgun sequence, a single window of DNA contains:
- the SLC22A7 gene encoding solute carrier family 22 member 7, which yields MKFEDLLLEIGGFGRFQILILAILCLARTNLPMHFLLHNFLAATPSHHCAIPHREAFVNLTREEVLLISIPQKPDGTFSSCEMFSQPQFHLLLNSSLQPENKSIIQHCQHGWVYDHSQFTSTISTQWDLVCEQRGLNQATATFFFIGVTVGAMVFGDLSDRFGRKAMLQLSLLCSLVFGMLSAASMSYTMLAVTRTLTGVALSGLSLIGLPLGMEWVDVQHRTFTGILISIFWSVGNMLLALAAYLVREWHWLLVAVTAPCLLSIVCLWWVPESARWLIAKGKVKQAHRHLLRCARMNGRKDFAVSPEALTRMATDKNMGGSYSYISLFRTPVLRKISVCSGVVWFGVAFSYYGLSMNLTGFGLSIYFSQFVFGVIEIPAKMAMYVLVNRIGRRQSQAWTLILAGVCIGANILIPKSFSSLRSVVAVLGKGCSEAAFTTVFLYTSELYPTILRQNGMGYTSFLARLGGALAPLVFLLDEVWRSLPEVTYCAVAVCSGATAFLLPETLNVRLPEGIEDVEKPQVKVPPEASTAEGVPLQALPK from the exons atgaaatttgAGGATCTCTTGCTGGAAATTGGGGGCTTTGGCAGATTCCAGATTTTGATTTTGGCTATCCTCTGCCTCGCAAGGACCAACCTTCCCATGCATTTCCTGCTGCACAATTTTCTCGCTGCCACCCCCTCTCATCACTGTGCAATTCCACACCGAGAGGCATTTGTGAATCTCACCAGGGAGGAAGTTCTGCTCATCAGCATCCCTCAGAAGCCTGATGGCACTTTCAGCTCCTGTGAGATGTTCTCACAGCCTCAGTTCCACCTGCTGCTCAACTCCTCTCTGCAGCCAGAGAACAAATCCAtcatccagcactgccagcacggATGGGTCTATGACCACTCTCAGTTCACCTCCACCATCTCCACCCAG TGGGACCTCGTGTGTGAGCAGCGTGGGCTGAATCAGGCGACAGCAACCTTCTTCTTCATCGGCGTCACCGTGGGGGCCATGGTGTTCGGGGACCTCTCCGATAG GTTTGGAAGGAAGGCCATGCTGcagctgtcactgctgtgctcCCTGGTTTTTGGGATGCTGAGCGCCGCCTCCATGTCCTACACGATGCTGGCTGTCACACGGACCCTCACCGGGGTGGCCCTGAGTGGCCTGTCCCTGATTGGCCTTCCTCTGG GGATGGAGTGGGTGGACGTCCAGCACCGCACCTTCACCGGGATCCTGATCAGCATCTTCTGGAGCGTGGGGAacatgctgctggccctggcagcctACCTGGTGAGGGAGTGGCACTGGCTGCTGGTGGCCGTGACAGCTCCCTGCCTCCTGAGCATCGTCTGCCTGTG GTGGGTCCCAGAGTCTGCCAGGTGGCTCATAGCCAAGGGCAAAGTGAAGCAAGCCCACAGGCACCTGCTCAGATGTGCAAGAATGAATGGAAGGAAAGACTTTGCTGTCTCACCAGAG GCCCTCACAAGGATGGCAACAGACAAAAACATGGGAGGGAGTTACTCCTACATCAGCTTGTTCAGGACCCCAGTCCTGAGGAAGATCTCTGTGTGTTCTGGTGTGGTGTG GTTCGGTGTTGCGTTCTCTTACTACGGCTTGAGCATGAACCTGACTGGCTTTGGGCTCAGCATCTACTTCTCCCAGTTTGTCTTTGGTGTCATTGAGATTCCAGCCAAGATGGCCATGTACGTGCTGGTGAACCGAATCGGCCGGCGGCAGAGCCAGGCGTGGACGCTCATCCTGGCCGGGGTCTGCATAGGAGCCAACATCCTCATTCCCAAGT cctTCAGCTCCCTGCGTTCAGTAGTGGCCGTTTTGGGCAAGGGTTGCTCAGAAGCTGCCTTCACCACCGTCTTCCTGTACACCTCAGAGCTCTACCCCACCATTCTGAG gcagaaCGGGATGGGGTACACGTCGTTCCTGGCGCGCCTGGGAGGGGCGCTGGCCCCGCTGGTGTTCCTGCTGGACGAGGTGTGGCGGTCCCTGCCTGAGGTGACATACTGCGCCGTGGCTGTGTGCAGCGGCGCCACGGCCTTCCTGCTCCCGGAGACGCTCAACGTGCGCCTGCCCGAGGGCATCGAGGACGTGGAGAAGCCACA agtAAAAGTGCCACCAGAAGCCAGCACTGCCGAGGGCGTGCCACTGCAGGCTCTCCCAAAGTGA